The Ictidomys tridecemlineatus isolate mIctTri1 chromosome 6, mIctTri1.hap1, whole genome shotgun sequence genome includes a region encoding these proteins:
- the Pcbp2 gene encoding poly(rC)-binding protein 2 isoform X17 — translation MDTGVIEGGLNVTLTIRLLMHGKEVGSIIGKKGESVKKMREESGARINISEGNCPERIITLAGPTNAIFKAFAMIIDKLEEDISSSMTNSTAASRPPVTLRLVVPASQCGSLIGKGGCKIKEIRESTGAQVQVAGDMLPNSTERAITIAGIPQSIIECVKQICVVMLETLSQSPPKGVTIPYRPKPSSSPVIFAGGQLTKLHQLAMQQSHFPMTHGNTGFSGIESSSPEVKGYWGLDASAQTTSHELTIPNDLIGCIIGRQGAKINEIRQMSGAQIKIANPVEGSTDRQVTITGSAASISLAQYLINVSLENAKPSSQAASVTIPDHLSINLSQPSTPSSSSSSSTTTPSLATAGTSDAPSSLPNPLPTAPCVSSLLGMKPIPLLALNVVSAAKGTGASAATTTTSAVPCVTNKLKGEKQRFSPY, via the exons ATGGACACCGGTGTGATTGAAGGTGGATTAAATGTCACTCTCACCATTCGGCTACTTATGCATGGAAAG GAAGTTGGCAGTATCATCGGAAAG AAAGGAGAATCGGTTAAGAAGATGCGCGAGGAG AGTGGTGCACGTATCAATATCTCAGAAGGGAATTGTCCTGAGAGAATTATCACTTTGGCTGGACCCACTAATGCCATCTTCAAAGCCTTTGCTATGATCATTGACAAACTGGAAGAG gacATCAGCAGCTCTATGACCAATAGCACAGCTGCCAGTAGACCCCCGGTCACTCTGAGGCTGGTGGTCCCTGCTAGTCAGTGTGGCTCTCTCATTGGAAAAGGTGGTTGCAAGATTAAGGAAATACGAGAG AGTACAGGGGCTCAAGTCCAGGTGGCAGGGGATATGCTCCCCAATTCAACTGAGCGGGCCATCACTATTGCTGGCATTCCGCAATCCATCATTGAGTGTGTCAAACAGATCTGCGTGGTCATGTTGGAG actCTCTCCCAGTCCCCCCCGAAGGGCGTGACCATCCCGTACCGGCCCAAGCCGTCAAGTTCTCCAGTCATCTTTGCAGGTGGTCAG TTGACCAAGCTGCACCAGTTGGCAATGCAACAGTCTCATTTTCCTATGACGCATGGCAACACCGGATTCAGTG GCATTGAATCCAGCTCTCCAGAGGTGAAAGGCTATTGGg GTTTGGATGCatctgctcagactacttctcaTGAACTCACCATTCCAAACGAT ttgattgGCTGCATAATCGGGCGTCAAGGCGCCAAAATCAATGAGATCCGTCAGATGTCTGGGGCGCAGATCAAAATTGCGAACCCAGTGGAAGGATCTACCGATAGGCAGGTTACCATCACTGGATCTGCTGCCAGCATTAGCCTGGCTCAGTATCTAATCAACGTCAG TTTAGAAAACGCTAAACCCTCCTCCCAGGCAGCCTCCGTCACGATCCCTGATCACCTCAGCATCAACCTCTCTCAACCCTCcaccccttcttcttcttcttcctcctccaccaccaccccctcGCTCGCCACAGCGGGGACCTCCGACGCACCCTCCAGCCTCCCCAACCCTCTTCCGACCGCCCCTTGTGTCTCCAGTCTGCTTGGCATGAAACCCATCCCTCTCCTGGCTctaaatgttgtgtctgctgCTAAGGGTACCGGGGCTtcagctgccaccaccaccacctctgcAGTGCCATGTGTAACTAACAAACTGAAAGGGGAGAAACAGAGGTTCTCCCCCTACTGA
- the Pcbp2 gene encoding poly(rC)-binding protein 2 isoform X14 has protein sequence MDTGVIEGGLNVTLTIRLLMHGKEVGSIIGKKGESVKKMREESGARINISEGNCPERIITLAGPTNAIFKAFAMIIDKLEEDISSSMTNSTAASRPPVTLRLVVPASQCGSLIGKGGCKIKEIRESTGAQVQVAGDMLPNSTERAITIAGIPQSIIECVKQICVVMLESPPKGVTIPYRPKPSSSPVIFAGGQAYTIQGQYAIPQPDLTKLHQLAMQQSHFPMTHGNTGFSGIESSSPEVKGYWGLDASAQTTSHELTIPNDLIGCIIGRQGAKINEIRQMSGAQIKIANPVEGSTDRQVTITGSAASISLAQYLINVSLENAKPSSQAASVTIPDHLSINLSQPSTPSSSSSSSTTTPSLATAGTSDAPSSLPNPLPTAPCVSSLLGMKPIPLLALNVVSAAKGTGASAATTTTSAVPCVTNKLKGEKQRFSPY, from the exons ATGGACACCGGTGTGATTGAAGGTGGATTAAATGTCACTCTCACCATTCGGCTACTTATGCATGGAAAG GAAGTTGGCAGTATCATCGGAAAG AAAGGAGAATCGGTTAAGAAGATGCGCGAGGAG AGTGGTGCACGTATCAATATCTCAGAAGGGAATTGTCCTGAGAGAATTATCACTTTGGCTGGACCCACTAATGCCATCTTCAAAGCCTTTGCTATGATCATTGACAAACTGGAAGAG gacATCAGCAGCTCTATGACCAATAGCACAGCTGCCAGTAGACCCCCGGTCACTCTGAGGCTGGTGGTCCCTGCTAGTCAGTGTGGCTCTCTCATTGGAAAAGGTGGTTGCAAGATTAAGGAAATACGAGAG AGTACAGGGGCTCAAGTCCAGGTGGCAGGGGATATGCTCCCCAATTCAACTGAGCGGGCCATCACTATTGCTGGCATTCCGCAATCCATCATTGAGTGTGTCAAACAGATCTGCGTGGTCATGTTGGAG TCCCCCCCGAAGGGCGTGACCATCCCGTACCGGCCCAAGCCGTCAAGTTCTCCAGTCATCTTTGCAGGTGGTCAG GCCTATACCATTCAAGGACAGTATGCCATTCCACAGCCAGAT TTGACCAAGCTGCACCAGTTGGCAATGCAACAGTCTCATTTTCCTATGACGCATGGCAACACCGGATTCAGTG GCATTGAATCCAGCTCTCCAGAGGTGAAAGGCTATTGGg GTTTGGATGCatctgctcagactacttctcaTGAACTCACCATTCCAAACGAT ttgattgGCTGCATAATCGGGCGTCAAGGCGCCAAAATCAATGAGATCCGTCAGATGTCTGGGGCGCAGATCAAAATTGCGAACCCAGTGGAAGGATCTACCGATAGGCAGGTTACCATCACTGGATCTGCTGCCAGCATTAGCCTGGCTCAGTATCTAATCAACGTCAG TTTAGAAAACGCTAAACCCTCCTCCCAGGCAGCCTCCGTCACGATCCCTGATCACCTCAGCATCAACCTCTCTCAACCCTCcaccccttcttcttcttcttcctcctccaccaccaccccctcGCTCGCCACAGCGGGGACCTCCGACGCACCCTCCAGCCTCCCCAACCCTCTTCCGACCGCCCCTTGTGTCTCCAGTCTGCTTGGCATGAAACCCATCCCTCTCCTGGCTctaaatgttgtgtctgctgCTAAGGGTACCGGGGCTtcagctgccaccaccaccacctctgcAGTGCCATGTGTAACTAACAAACTGAAAGGGGAGAAACAGAGGTTCTCCCCCTACTGA
- the Pcbp2 gene encoding poly(rC)-binding protein 2 isoform X6: protein MDTGVIEGGLNVTLTIRLLMHGKEVGSIIGKKGESVKKMREESGARINISEGNCPERIITLAGPTNAIFKAFAMIIDKLEEDISSSMTNSTAASRPPVTLRLVVPASQCGSLIGKGGCKIKEIRESTGAQVQVAGDMLPNSTERAITIAGIPQSIIECVKQICVVMLETLSQSPPKGVTIPYRPKPSSSPVIFAGGQDRYSTGSDSASFPHTTPSMCLNPDLEGPPLEAYTIQGQYAIPQPDLTKLHQLAMQQSHFPMTHGNTGFSGLDASAQTTSHELTIPNDLIGCIIGRQGAKINEIRQMSGAQIKIANPVEGSTDRQVTITGSAASISLAQYLINVSLENAKPSSQAASVTIPDHLSINLSQPSTPSSSSSSSTTTPSLATAGTSDAPSSLPNPLPTAPCVSSLLGMKPIPLLALNVVSAAKGTGASAATTTTSAVPCVTNKLKGEKQRFSPY from the exons ATGGACACCGGTGTGATTGAAGGTGGATTAAATGTCACTCTCACCATTCGGCTACTTATGCATGGAAAG GAAGTTGGCAGTATCATCGGAAAG AAAGGAGAATCGGTTAAGAAGATGCGCGAGGAG AGTGGTGCACGTATCAATATCTCAGAAGGGAATTGTCCTGAGAGAATTATCACTTTGGCTGGACCCACTAATGCCATCTTCAAAGCCTTTGCTATGATCATTGACAAACTGGAAGAG gacATCAGCAGCTCTATGACCAATAGCACAGCTGCCAGTAGACCCCCGGTCACTCTGAGGCTGGTGGTCCCTGCTAGTCAGTGTGGCTCTCTCATTGGAAAAGGTGGTTGCAAGATTAAGGAAATACGAGAG AGTACAGGGGCTCAAGTCCAGGTGGCAGGGGATATGCTCCCCAATTCAACTGAGCGGGCCATCACTATTGCTGGCATTCCGCAATCCATCATTGAGTGTGTCAAACAGATCTGCGTGGTCATGTTGGAG actCTCTCCCAGTCCCCCCCGAAGGGCGTGACCATCCCGTACCGGCCCAAGCCGTCAAGTTCTCCAGTCATCTTTGCAGGTGGTCAG GACAGGTACAGCACAGGCAGCGACAGTGCGAGCTTTCCCCACACCACCCCGTCCATGTGCCTCAACCCTGACCTGGAGGGACCACCTCTAGAG GCCTATACCATTCAAGGACAGTATGCCATTCCACAGCCAGAT TTGACCAAGCTGCACCAGTTGGCAATGCAACAGTCTCATTTTCCTATGACGCATGGCAACACCGGATTCAGTG GTTTGGATGCatctgctcagactacttctcaTGAACTCACCATTCCAAACGAT ttgattgGCTGCATAATCGGGCGTCAAGGCGCCAAAATCAATGAGATCCGTCAGATGTCTGGGGCGCAGATCAAAATTGCGAACCCAGTGGAAGGATCTACCGATAGGCAGGTTACCATCACTGGATCTGCTGCCAGCATTAGCCTGGCTCAGTATCTAATCAACGTCAG TTTAGAAAACGCTAAACCCTCCTCCCAGGCAGCCTCCGTCACGATCCCTGATCACCTCAGCATCAACCTCTCTCAACCCTCcaccccttcttcttcttcttcctcctccaccaccaccccctcGCTCGCCACAGCGGGGACCTCCGACGCACCCTCCAGCCTCCCCAACCCTCTTCCGACCGCCCCTTGTGTCTCCAGTCTGCTTGGCATGAAACCCATCCCTCTCCTGGCTctaaatgttgtgtctgctgCTAAGGGTACCGGGGCTtcagctgccaccaccaccacctctgcAGTGCCATGTGTAACTAACAAACTGAAAGGGGAGAAACAGAGGTTCTCCCCCTACTGA
- the Pcbp2 gene encoding poly(rC)-binding protein 2 isoform X5, whose protein sequence is MDTGVIEGGLNVTLTIRLLMHGKEVGSIIGKKGESVKKMREESGARINISEGNCPERIITLAGPTNAIFKAFAMIIDKLEEDISSSMTNSTAASRPPVTLRLVVPASQCGSLIGKGGCKIKEIRESTGAQVQVAGDMLPNSTERAITIAGIPQSIIECVKQICVVMLETLSQSPPKGVTIPYRPKPSSSPVIFAGGQDRYSTGSDSASFPHTTPSMCLNPDLEGPPLEAYTIQGQYAIPQPDLTKLHQLAMQQSHFPMTHGNTGFSAGLDASAQTTSHELTIPNDLIGCIIGRQGAKINEIRQMSGAQIKIANPVEGSTDRQVTITGSAASISLAQYLINVSLENAKPSSQAASVTIPDHLSINLSQPSTPSSSSSSSTTTPSLATAGTSDAPSSLPNPLPTAPCVSSLLGMKPIPLLALNVVSAAKGTGASAATTTTSAVPCVTNKLKGEKQRFSPY, encoded by the exons ATGGACACCGGTGTGATTGAAGGTGGATTAAATGTCACTCTCACCATTCGGCTACTTATGCATGGAAAG GAAGTTGGCAGTATCATCGGAAAG AAAGGAGAATCGGTTAAGAAGATGCGCGAGGAG AGTGGTGCACGTATCAATATCTCAGAAGGGAATTGTCCTGAGAGAATTATCACTTTGGCTGGACCCACTAATGCCATCTTCAAAGCCTTTGCTATGATCATTGACAAACTGGAAGAG gacATCAGCAGCTCTATGACCAATAGCACAGCTGCCAGTAGACCCCCGGTCACTCTGAGGCTGGTGGTCCCTGCTAGTCAGTGTGGCTCTCTCATTGGAAAAGGTGGTTGCAAGATTAAGGAAATACGAGAG AGTACAGGGGCTCAAGTCCAGGTGGCAGGGGATATGCTCCCCAATTCAACTGAGCGGGCCATCACTATTGCTGGCATTCCGCAATCCATCATTGAGTGTGTCAAACAGATCTGCGTGGTCATGTTGGAG actCTCTCCCAGTCCCCCCCGAAGGGCGTGACCATCCCGTACCGGCCCAAGCCGTCAAGTTCTCCAGTCATCTTTGCAGGTGGTCAG GACAGGTACAGCACAGGCAGCGACAGTGCGAGCTTTCCCCACACCACCCCGTCCATGTGCCTCAACCCTGACCTGGAGGGACCACCTCTAGAG GCCTATACCATTCAAGGACAGTATGCCATTCCACAGCCAGAT TTGACCAAGCTGCACCAGTTGGCAATGCAACAGTCTCATTTTCCTATGACGCATGGCAACACCGGATTCAGTG CAGGTTTGGATGCatctgctcagactacttctcaTGAACTCACCATTCCAAACGAT ttgattgGCTGCATAATCGGGCGTCAAGGCGCCAAAATCAATGAGATCCGTCAGATGTCTGGGGCGCAGATCAAAATTGCGAACCCAGTGGAAGGATCTACCGATAGGCAGGTTACCATCACTGGATCTGCTGCCAGCATTAGCCTGGCTCAGTATCTAATCAACGTCAG TTTAGAAAACGCTAAACCCTCCTCCCAGGCAGCCTCCGTCACGATCCCTGATCACCTCAGCATCAACCTCTCTCAACCCTCcaccccttcttcttcttcttcctcctccaccaccaccccctcGCTCGCCACAGCGGGGACCTCCGACGCACCCTCCAGCCTCCCCAACCCTCTTCCGACCGCCCCTTGTGTCTCCAGTCTGCTTGGCATGAAACCCATCCCTCTCCTGGCTctaaatgttgtgtctgctgCTAAGGGTACCGGGGCTtcagctgccaccaccaccacctctgcAGTGCCATGTGTAACTAACAAACTGAAAGGGGAGAAACAGAGGTTCTCCCCCTACTGA
- the Pcbp2 gene encoding poly(rC)-binding protein 2 isoform X21 yields MDTGVIEGGLNVTLTIRLLMHGKEVGSIIGKKGESVKKMREESGARINISEGNCPERIITLAGPTNAIFKAFAMIIDKLEEDISSSMTNSTAASRPPVTLRLVVPASQCGSLIGKGGCKIKEIRESTGAQVQVAGDMLPNSTERAITIAGIPQSIIECVKQICVVMLETLSQSPPKGVTIPYRPKPSSSPVIFAGGQLTKLHQLAMQQSHFPMTHGNTGFSGLDASAQTTSHELTIPNDLIGCIIGRQGAKINEIRQMSGAQIKIANPVEGSTDRQVTITGSAASISLAQYLINVSLENAKPSSQAASVTIPDHLSINLSQPSTPSSSSSSSTTTPSLATAGTSDAPSSLPNPLPTAPCVSSLLGMKPIPLLALNVVSAAKGTGASAATTTTSAVPCVTNKLKGEKQRFSPY; encoded by the exons ATGGACACCGGTGTGATTGAAGGTGGATTAAATGTCACTCTCACCATTCGGCTACTTATGCATGGAAAG GAAGTTGGCAGTATCATCGGAAAG AAAGGAGAATCGGTTAAGAAGATGCGCGAGGAG AGTGGTGCACGTATCAATATCTCAGAAGGGAATTGTCCTGAGAGAATTATCACTTTGGCTGGACCCACTAATGCCATCTTCAAAGCCTTTGCTATGATCATTGACAAACTGGAAGAG gacATCAGCAGCTCTATGACCAATAGCACAGCTGCCAGTAGACCCCCGGTCACTCTGAGGCTGGTGGTCCCTGCTAGTCAGTGTGGCTCTCTCATTGGAAAAGGTGGTTGCAAGATTAAGGAAATACGAGAG AGTACAGGGGCTCAAGTCCAGGTGGCAGGGGATATGCTCCCCAATTCAACTGAGCGGGCCATCACTATTGCTGGCATTCCGCAATCCATCATTGAGTGTGTCAAACAGATCTGCGTGGTCATGTTGGAG actCTCTCCCAGTCCCCCCCGAAGGGCGTGACCATCCCGTACCGGCCCAAGCCGTCAAGTTCTCCAGTCATCTTTGCAGGTGGTCAG TTGACCAAGCTGCACCAGTTGGCAATGCAACAGTCTCATTTTCCTATGACGCATGGCAACACCGGATTCAGTG GTTTGGATGCatctgctcagactacttctcaTGAACTCACCATTCCAAACGAT ttgattgGCTGCATAATCGGGCGTCAAGGCGCCAAAATCAATGAGATCCGTCAGATGTCTGGGGCGCAGATCAAAATTGCGAACCCAGTGGAAGGATCTACCGATAGGCAGGTTACCATCACTGGATCTGCTGCCAGCATTAGCCTGGCTCAGTATCTAATCAACGTCAG TTTAGAAAACGCTAAACCCTCCTCCCAGGCAGCCTCCGTCACGATCCCTGATCACCTCAGCATCAACCTCTCTCAACCCTCcaccccttcttcttcttcttcctcctccaccaccaccccctcGCTCGCCACAGCGGGGACCTCCGACGCACCCTCCAGCCTCCCCAACCCTCTTCCGACCGCCCCTTGTGTCTCCAGTCTGCTTGGCATGAAACCCATCCCTCTCCTGGCTctaaatgttgtgtctgctgCTAAGGGTACCGGGGCTtcagctgccaccaccaccacctctgcAGTGCCATGTGTAACTAACAAACTGAAAGGGGAGAAACAGAGGTTCTCCCCCTACTGA
- the Pcbp2 gene encoding poly(rC)-binding protein 2 isoform X20: protein MDTGVIEGGLNVTLTIRLLMHGKEVGSIIGKKGESVKKMREESGARINISEGNCPERIITLAGPTNAIFKAFAMIIDKLEEDISSSMTNSTAASRPPVTLRLVVPASQCGSLIGKGGCKIKEIRESTGAQVQVAGDMLPNSTERAITIAGIPQSIIECVKQICVVMLETLSQSPPKGVTIPYRPKPSSSPVIFAGGQLTKLHQLAMQQSHFPMTHGNTGFSAGLDASAQTTSHELTIPNDLIGCIIGRQGAKINEIRQMSGAQIKIANPVEGSTDRQVTITGSAASISLAQYLINVSLENAKPSSQAASVTIPDHLSINLSQPSTPSSSSSSSTTTPSLATAGTSDAPSSLPNPLPTAPCVSSLLGMKPIPLLALNVVSAAKGTGASAATTTTSAVPCVTNKLKGEKQRFSPY, encoded by the exons ATGGACACCGGTGTGATTGAAGGTGGATTAAATGTCACTCTCACCATTCGGCTACTTATGCATGGAAAG GAAGTTGGCAGTATCATCGGAAAG AAAGGAGAATCGGTTAAGAAGATGCGCGAGGAG AGTGGTGCACGTATCAATATCTCAGAAGGGAATTGTCCTGAGAGAATTATCACTTTGGCTGGACCCACTAATGCCATCTTCAAAGCCTTTGCTATGATCATTGACAAACTGGAAGAG gacATCAGCAGCTCTATGACCAATAGCACAGCTGCCAGTAGACCCCCGGTCACTCTGAGGCTGGTGGTCCCTGCTAGTCAGTGTGGCTCTCTCATTGGAAAAGGTGGTTGCAAGATTAAGGAAATACGAGAG AGTACAGGGGCTCAAGTCCAGGTGGCAGGGGATATGCTCCCCAATTCAACTGAGCGGGCCATCACTATTGCTGGCATTCCGCAATCCATCATTGAGTGTGTCAAACAGATCTGCGTGGTCATGTTGGAG actCTCTCCCAGTCCCCCCCGAAGGGCGTGACCATCCCGTACCGGCCCAAGCCGTCAAGTTCTCCAGTCATCTTTGCAGGTGGTCAG TTGACCAAGCTGCACCAGTTGGCAATGCAACAGTCTCATTTTCCTATGACGCATGGCAACACCGGATTCAGTG CAGGTTTGGATGCatctgctcagactacttctcaTGAACTCACCATTCCAAACGAT ttgattgGCTGCATAATCGGGCGTCAAGGCGCCAAAATCAATGAGATCCGTCAGATGTCTGGGGCGCAGATCAAAATTGCGAACCCAGTGGAAGGATCTACCGATAGGCAGGTTACCATCACTGGATCTGCTGCCAGCATTAGCCTGGCTCAGTATCTAATCAACGTCAG TTTAGAAAACGCTAAACCCTCCTCCCAGGCAGCCTCCGTCACGATCCCTGATCACCTCAGCATCAACCTCTCTCAACCCTCcaccccttcttcttcttcttcctcctccaccaccaccccctcGCTCGCCACAGCGGGGACCTCCGACGCACCCTCCAGCCTCCCCAACCCTCTTCCGACCGCCCCTTGTGTCTCCAGTCTGCTTGGCATGAAACCCATCCCTCTCCTGGCTctaaatgttgtgtctgctgCTAAGGGTACCGGGGCTtcagctgccaccaccaccacctctgcAGTGCCATGTGTAACTAACAAACTGAAAGGGGAGAAACAGAGGTTCTCCCCCTACTGA
- the Pcbp2 gene encoding poly(rC)-binding protein 2 isoform X15, protein MDTGVIEGGLNVTLTIRLLMHGKEVGSIIGKKGESVKKMREESGARINISEGNCPERIITLAGPTNAIFKAFAMIIDKLEEDISSSMTNSTAASRPPVTLRLVVPASQCGSLIGKGGCKIKEIRESTGAQVQVAGDMLPNSTERAITIAGIPQSIIECVKQICVVMLETLSQSPPKGVTIPYRPKPSSSPVIFAGGQLTKLHQLAMQQSHFPMTHGNTGFSGIESSSPEVKGYWAGLDASAQTTSHELTIPNDLIGCIIGRQGAKINEIRQMSGAQIKIANPVEGSTDRQVTITGSAASISLAQYLINVSLENAKPSSQAASVTIPDHLSINLSQPSTPSSSSSSSTTTPSLATAGTSDAPSSLPNPLPTAPCVSSLLGMKPIPLLALNVVSAAKGTGASAATTTTSAVPCVTNKLKGEKQRFSPY, encoded by the exons ATGGACACCGGTGTGATTGAAGGTGGATTAAATGTCACTCTCACCATTCGGCTACTTATGCATGGAAAG GAAGTTGGCAGTATCATCGGAAAG AAAGGAGAATCGGTTAAGAAGATGCGCGAGGAG AGTGGTGCACGTATCAATATCTCAGAAGGGAATTGTCCTGAGAGAATTATCACTTTGGCTGGACCCACTAATGCCATCTTCAAAGCCTTTGCTATGATCATTGACAAACTGGAAGAG gacATCAGCAGCTCTATGACCAATAGCACAGCTGCCAGTAGACCCCCGGTCACTCTGAGGCTGGTGGTCCCTGCTAGTCAGTGTGGCTCTCTCATTGGAAAAGGTGGTTGCAAGATTAAGGAAATACGAGAG AGTACAGGGGCTCAAGTCCAGGTGGCAGGGGATATGCTCCCCAATTCAACTGAGCGGGCCATCACTATTGCTGGCATTCCGCAATCCATCATTGAGTGTGTCAAACAGATCTGCGTGGTCATGTTGGAG actCTCTCCCAGTCCCCCCCGAAGGGCGTGACCATCCCGTACCGGCCCAAGCCGTCAAGTTCTCCAGTCATCTTTGCAGGTGGTCAG TTGACCAAGCTGCACCAGTTGGCAATGCAACAGTCTCATTTTCCTATGACGCATGGCAACACCGGATTCAGTG GCATTGAATCCAGCTCTCCAGAGGTGAAAGGCTATTGGg CAGGTTTGGATGCatctgctcagactacttctcaTGAACTCACCATTCCAAACGAT ttgattgGCTGCATAATCGGGCGTCAAGGCGCCAAAATCAATGAGATCCGTCAGATGTCTGGGGCGCAGATCAAAATTGCGAACCCAGTGGAAGGATCTACCGATAGGCAGGTTACCATCACTGGATCTGCTGCCAGCATTAGCCTGGCTCAGTATCTAATCAACGTCAG TTTAGAAAACGCTAAACCCTCCTCCCAGGCAGCCTCCGTCACGATCCCTGATCACCTCAGCATCAACCTCTCTCAACCCTCcaccccttcttcttcttcttcctcctccaccaccaccccctcGCTCGCCACAGCGGGGACCTCCGACGCACCCTCCAGCCTCCCCAACCCTCTTCCGACCGCCCCTTGTGTCTCCAGTCTGCTTGGCATGAAACCCATCCCTCTCCTGGCTctaaatgttgtgtctgctgCTAAGGGTACCGGGGCTtcagctgccaccaccaccacctctgcAGTGCCATGTGTAACTAACAAACTGAAAGGGGAGAAACAGAGGTTCTCCCCCTACTGA
- the Pcbp2 gene encoding poly(rC)-binding protein 2 isoform X9 produces MDTGVIEGGLNVTLTIRLLMHGKEVGSIIGKKGESVKKMREESGARINISEGNCPERIITLAGPTNAIFKAFAMIIDKLEEDISSSMTNSTAASRPPVTLRLVVPASQCGSLIGKGGCKIKEIRESTGAQVQVAGDMLPNSTERAITIAGIPQSIIECVKQICVVMLESPPKGVTIPYRPKPSSSPVIFAGGQDRYSTGSDSASFPHTTPSMCLNPDLEGPPLEAYTIQGQYAIPQPDLTKLHQLAMQQSHFPMTHGNTGFSAGLDASAQTTSHELTIPNDLIGCIIGRQGAKINEIRQMSGAQIKIANPVEGSTDRQVTITGSAASISLAQYLINVSLENAKPSSQAASVTIPDHLSINLSQPSTPSSSSSSSTTTPSLATAGTSDAPSSLPNPLPTAPCVSSLLGMKPIPLLALNVVSAAKGTGASAATTTTSAVPCVTNKLKGEKQRFSPY; encoded by the exons ATGGACACCGGTGTGATTGAAGGTGGATTAAATGTCACTCTCACCATTCGGCTACTTATGCATGGAAAG GAAGTTGGCAGTATCATCGGAAAG AAAGGAGAATCGGTTAAGAAGATGCGCGAGGAG AGTGGTGCACGTATCAATATCTCAGAAGGGAATTGTCCTGAGAGAATTATCACTTTGGCTGGACCCACTAATGCCATCTTCAAAGCCTTTGCTATGATCATTGACAAACTGGAAGAG gacATCAGCAGCTCTATGACCAATAGCACAGCTGCCAGTAGACCCCCGGTCACTCTGAGGCTGGTGGTCCCTGCTAGTCAGTGTGGCTCTCTCATTGGAAAAGGTGGTTGCAAGATTAAGGAAATACGAGAG AGTACAGGGGCTCAAGTCCAGGTGGCAGGGGATATGCTCCCCAATTCAACTGAGCGGGCCATCACTATTGCTGGCATTCCGCAATCCATCATTGAGTGTGTCAAACAGATCTGCGTGGTCATGTTGGAG TCCCCCCCGAAGGGCGTGACCATCCCGTACCGGCCCAAGCCGTCAAGTTCTCCAGTCATCTTTGCAGGTGGTCAG GACAGGTACAGCACAGGCAGCGACAGTGCGAGCTTTCCCCACACCACCCCGTCCATGTGCCTCAACCCTGACCTGGAGGGACCACCTCTAGAG GCCTATACCATTCAAGGACAGTATGCCATTCCACAGCCAGAT TTGACCAAGCTGCACCAGTTGGCAATGCAACAGTCTCATTTTCCTATGACGCATGGCAACACCGGATTCAGTG CAGGTTTGGATGCatctgctcagactacttctcaTGAACTCACCATTCCAAACGAT ttgattgGCTGCATAATCGGGCGTCAAGGCGCCAAAATCAATGAGATCCGTCAGATGTCTGGGGCGCAGATCAAAATTGCGAACCCAGTGGAAGGATCTACCGATAGGCAGGTTACCATCACTGGATCTGCTGCCAGCATTAGCCTGGCTCAGTATCTAATCAACGTCAG TTTAGAAAACGCTAAACCCTCCTCCCAGGCAGCCTCCGTCACGATCCCTGATCACCTCAGCATCAACCTCTCTCAACCCTCcaccccttcttcttcttcttcctcctccaccaccaccccctcGCTCGCCACAGCGGGGACCTCCGACGCACCCTCCAGCCTCCCCAACCCTCTTCCGACCGCCCCTTGTGTCTCCAGTCTGCTTGGCATGAAACCCATCCCTCTCCTGGCTctaaatgttgtgtctgctgCTAAGGGTACCGGGGCTtcagctgccaccaccaccacctctgcAGTGCCATGTGTAACTAACAAACTGAAAGGGGAGAAACAGAGGTTCTCCCCCTACTGA